Within the uncultured Methanobrevibacter sp. genome, the region ACATTGACAAGTTACCTTCCAAGTTAAAGCCAAATGAAGGTAAAAAAGAGGATGCTGCTCACCCTGCAATCCATCCAACAGGAATATTGCCTTCAGGACTGTCCAAGGATGACTTTAAAATCTACAATCTGATTGTGTATAGGTTCATTTCAGTTTTCTTCGAAGCTGCCAAATTTGAATCAATGACTACAACAGTAGATATTGAAGGTGAAAAATTCAAATTTGGTCGCAGACGAGTTATTCATAAAGGATGGATGGAACATTATCCATACAGAAAAATCGATGATGACGAGTTTCCGGATATCAGTGAAGGAGATTTGATTAAAGTTTTAGAAATCATTTCCGATGAAAAGGAAACCAAGCCTCCAGCAAGGTATAATCAGGCTTCATTGATAAGGGAGCTTGAAAAAAGAGAACTTGGAACTAAAGCAACCCGTGCAGATATCATTGATAAATTGTATGACAGAAAATACATCACCGGAGATAAGCAAATTGAAGTCAATCAACTCGGAGAGAACATGATTGATACTTTAAGCACTTACTGTAATGACATTACTTCTGAAGAACTCACTCGTGACTTTGAAAATAAATTGGAAGGTATAGATAAGAATACTTCAACAAGACAGGAAGTTATTAAACAGGGTGAAAAGGAAGTAAATGTAATTTTAGGTGATATTAATAAGAATTCCAAGGAAATTGGTTCCAAGCTTTATGAATCTTACCAGGAGAGTAATGTTGTTGGAACTTGTCCTACTTGCGGTGCCAATCTTGTAAAAAGATATTCTCCAAAAACAAAAAGTTCCTTTGTTGGATGTTCAGCTTATCCTGATTGTACAACAATATATTCAATTCCAAAGGGAACAAATTTCTTAAAGAAAAAATGTGAGAAATGTGGTCTTCCAATAATTTCTTTTGGAAAGCCACGTCAAAGGGCTTGCCTTGATCCAAACTGTGGCAAGGATAAGACCAAACCGCATGATCCTAAAGTTGTGGGCAAATGTCCTGACTGCGGTAAGGATTTGTTAAAACGTTCCGGACGTTATGGTGAATTTATCGGATGCAGTGGATTTCCTAAATGCAGGTTCACTTGCTCTGTAGATGAACTAGAAAATAAATTAAAATAAAATTTATCTTTTCTTCTTTTTTGTTTAATCCACAATATTTAATAATGGTGAATTAAATATATACTACTCAATAAAAATATTTTTTCATATCATGTTTTAATATTTTTATTTGTTTCTTAATTATTTTAATTAAATTTACTGGAAATTCTATATCTTTATGGAATTTTTATAGAATGAGATGAATAGAGGATTTATATGAATAAACAAACAATATTAACAGTAGGTAAATCAATACTTATTATTTTGATTTTGTTAGCTGTTGTTTTTGCATTGAGGGCTCCTGCAGCCGATTTGCCATCAATGGATAACGAACTCAAAGCACAATATGTTGATTCATCCGGTCTTCCTTATTTCAGTGAAATGGATTCATATTATAACTTAAGGTTGACACAAGATTATGCAGATCACGGTTTTGTGGGAGACGAAATTATAAATGGTAGCGAATGGGATATGCATCGGTACGCGCCCGACGGGAATCAGATTAATTATGAGCTGGGTATCGTATATCTCACAAACTGGTTACATGACGTAGCTAACAGTTTCTTTGGCGGAAACTATTCAATTAAGGAAATTGCGTTTTGGACTGGTCCAATCATATCTTCATTAGCTGTGATTCCGGCATTTATATTCGCTAGAAGAATATCTAACGATTGGGGAGCGATTGTTGCAACATTAATTATTGTTCTTGCTCCGAATTATTTCTCACACACATTCGCAGGATTTTTCGATACAGATATGTTCTATTACATATTTTCGCTGTTATTCGTATTTTTCTTTGTTGAATGTATACGGACGGACAATATTATTCTTAAAATAATTTATGCAATAATATCCATCGTTTCAATAGGATTATTCTCACAATCTTGGACTGGTTATATCTTTTACATAGGTTTGATGGGAATATTTTCCATTGTATATCTAATTGTATGTTATGTCTTCGACGTTGACAACAATAAAAGCGAATATTCGAGTAAAGTGTCTTGGTTTATCCATCAGGATGCGCTATTGTCACTTGTGATTCTTGGTGTAATTGGATTTGCCGGACTCGCTGTTTTCAAAGGAGTCGATGGAGTATTTGGAATATTTGGAAATTTAACTGGATTATTAAGCTTGCAATCTGCATCTAGGGTTGTAGGTGGATTCCCTAACGTACTTGTTTCTGTTGCAGAGATGCAACAACCATCCATGCTTGGTGCTGGAATGAATTCAATGTTCTTAGCTAGTACCAATGGTTTCATTAACGGTATCGGTGGTATAGCAGTATTTTTCGCAGCTTTAATTGTAGCTTATATTTTAGTTTCCAGATCTTGGAAATTCAGATCTGCAGGAAAAACAGTTCAAGTATCCGGAAAACCACAAAAAGGAGAAAGAGTTTCTGCTGCTGAAAAATTAGATGACGACCGTAAATTTAAGTTCTCATTTACGGATTTAAAATTCGGTGGTTCCAATGAGATATTGGCTAGTAAAAAATTAACAGTACTTTACGCAACATTATTTGTTGTATGGATTGCAGTTACTGCTCTTGCTGTAACTAGAGGTTCAAGGTTCATTACAACAATCGTATTGCCATTCGGATTATTGGCTGGTGTATTTGTAAGTTATGCTAGTGATTATATTAAAACTAGATTAAATAATGATAAATGGTTAGTTGTTATTGTGGCATTCTGTGGATTTTTAGCTGCAGTCCCATTAGCAACTATTAACACAATGTATGGAATAGCAATCTTTGCAGTTATATTTGCTATTGGTTTAGTTGCAATTTATGGAATGAAACCTAACGCATCCGTTAAAGTTCCGCTCAAGAAATATGTTGTTATTGCAGCTATAATTATTGCTCTTGTAACACCAACACTTTGTGGTGCTTTCCAAGTTTCTACAAATGTTTACCCAGGTACCAGCGATCCAATGTGGAATTCAATGGAATGGATTAAAGAAACTCAATCCAATGATACCGTAATTACATCCTGGTGGGACTTCGGTTACCTCTTCGAAATTGCTGCAGATAGACAAGCAACTTTCGACGGAGGTTCTCAGACAGGAAGCCGTGCTTTCTGGCTGGGTCAAGCTATGGGTACGGACAACCTGGATTTGTCGGTAGGTATATTTAGAATGCTGGATACAACCGGTGAGAGGGCAACTCAAAAGCTGGTGGATATTACTGGAGATTCCGGTCAATCAGTAGGCATATTACTTGATATTTTACCAAAATCATCTAGTGATGCACAAAAAACTTTAATGGATAAATATCATTTGAATTCAACAGCCGCTTCGGATATTGTTAATTTAACACACCCTGCAAATCCACGGCCTGTTATTTTCGTAGCATCTTCAGATATGCTTTCTAAAGCTGGTTGGTGGAGTTACTTCGGACATTGGAACTTTGAAAACCAAACCTCTGAAAACTACAACTACTTGGTACCGACAAGCACTATACAAGTAGCTCCTGGTCAAACCGCTAATTATACTTTAATGCAAGATTCAGGAATGACTGTAAATACAGTTATTGAAAGAGGAACAGGTAACAATACAACTACAGCACATGTTGAGTCTGTTTATACTGAAAATGGTCAAAAAATCATGATTAATGATACTGAATATAACCCATATAATGCTTCAAACATTATCGTGATTGAAAATAACCAAATCATGAAAAACGAGTCAATTAAAGGTGCTGAGAATGGTAACTTTACTATTTTCTTAGTTGGTAATAATAATGAATACACTCCATTCTTGATTAGTAATGAACTGGTTAACTCAATGTTCACTAGACTTTACCTTATGGGTGGAGCCGGTCAAAATCAGTTCACTTTAGTACATTCCGAACCGGGTGTAATGTTATTTAAAGTCAACTTTGATGGTAGTAGTAATTCAACAGCTAGTGGAAATTCAACATCTAGCAATTAGATTAGGATTTTCCTAATCTTTCTTTTTTTTATTTTTTTTATGGTGATTTAATGGGAATAGAAGAGAAAATAAAGGATATTGAAGAAGAAATTCAAAAAACACCATACAATAAAGCTACTTCACACCACATTGGTAAATTAAAAGCAAAACTATCAAAACTTAAAGAAGAATCTTTACAAAGAAGCAGTGGTGGTACTAAAGGACAAGGTTTCCATGTTAAAAAATCAGGGGATGCTACTGTTGTTCTTGTAGGATTTCCTTCAGTTGGTAAATCTACTCTCTTGAATAATATTACAAATGCAGAAAGTAAAGTTGGTGCTTATCAGTTCACAACTTTAGATATTGTTCCAGGTGTCATGGAGCATAAAAATGCTAAAATCCAAGTTTTTGATATTCCTGGAATTATTACCGGTGCAAGTAGTGGTAAAGGAAGAGGAAAAGAAATTCTATCTGTTGCAAGAACTGCTGATTTGATATTGGTTGTATTGGATACTTTAAATCCACAGCATATTGATGTTATTGTAAAAGAACTAAGAGCTATTGGAATCAGACCAAATGAACAGCCACCAGACGTTACAGTTAAGAGGAAAAAGCTTGGTGGTGTAAAGGTATCATCCACCTGTCCGTTGTCTCATTTGGATGAAAAAACAATCCGTTCTATCCTTAATGAATACGGTTATATTAATGCTGACGTTCTCTTCAGGGATGACGTTACAATGGATCAGTTCATCGATGTGCTTGATAGAAACAAATCCTATGTTCCGATGTTGGTTTTATTAAATAAGGTTGACCTTGTTGATGAGGCATACATTAAAGAGCTTAAGAAATACATTCCAGAATTTATTCCGATTTCCGCTGATAAAAATACAAATATTGATGAGCTAAAAGATATCATATTTGATAATTTGGACCTTGTCAGAGTATATTTAAAACCACAAGGCAGAAAAGCGGACATGGAAGATCCATTGGTTATCAAAAAGGGTTCTACTGTAATTGACGCATGCAGAAAACTGCATAGAGAATTCGTTAAGAATTTCCGTCATGCTAAAGTTTGGGGAACTTCTGTCAAATTCCCTGGTCAAAAGGTAGGTCCTGACCACGTATTGGATGATGAAGATGTTTTAAGAATTATTTTAAAAAAATAATTCCTTTTTTTGATTTTTATGCGTAAAACTATTTTTATAACTGGTACTCCCGGTACTGGAAAAACTACTGTTAGTGAAGTTTTAGCTTCTAAATTAAATTGCAGATTGATTAAAATTAACGATTTGGCAATTGAAAATGATTTTATTTTAGGAATTGACGAGGATAAAGGCTATAAGGTCATCGATATTCCTGCACTCAATGAAAAAGTTTCTGAGATAATTAACGACAGTGACGAGCTGATTATTTTTGAAGGGCATTTGGCTCATTTGTGTGATGGGGCTGACAAAGTAATTGTTTTAAGAGTCAGACCTGAAATTTTGCAATCCAGACTTGAAGCCCGTAATTATTCCGAATCTAAAATCCATGAAAACCTTGAAGCTGAAGCAATGGGAGTCTGTACAGCGGAAGCATATGGTATTTATGGTGAGAATATCTCAGAGATTGATGTGAGTGATTTAACTGTAGATGAAATTGTTGATGTGATTTCCAGTATCATTTCAGGTAGTAATGATTATCCTGTTGGTGAAATTGATTTTATGGATTGGTTGATTTCAAATTCTTAATTATTATTTGATAGCAATTTTTCATTCTAAAAGCAATTTTCCTAAATCTTCATAATTTTTCTTTTTTAGGTCAATTTTTAACTTATTTTTATCTATTTTCATAATATGCAATTGTGCACTCTTGTAGTTCGAAAATATTTATATATGTTCGAGTTCAATATTAACATGATTGTTCTAGCTAGTTCAAACACAATGCAAAAGCGGTTAAAATTAATTCTTTGTGATTTTAATTTAAAATTATGTTCAAAGGTTGAAAGAAAGTGGATTGATACAATGTTAAATATAAATTTAAAAGATAATGTGGTTGAAAAGGTTAATATAATGTCTAAATTAACTAATAAAACTCCAGAAGAGGTTGTTAATGAAACTCTTTGGGATAATCTTAAAAAAATTGAAGATGTTCCGGATGAACTTGATTACGAAAAAATTTGGGGCATGTTGGAGCATGATAATCCTGAAGGAGATGATATTTTGGATAATCTCATACGCCTTGGTAAAGAAGGTTGGGATTAATCATTAATCAAACACCACGAGGAATTTTGATGATTTTTTTAGACACCACTTATGTTAATGGTTTGATAATTAAAAAAGATCCCTATAAGAAATCTTCAGAAAATATCAAACCATTTTTGGACAAAGAAGCAAAAGCAACCAACATCACAGTTCTAGTTGAGGTATTAAATAGTCTAAAGAGAAATAATTTTAATGGAAATGTCAAGGACATTGTTAATCAATTGTTTAATGTTCATATTTTTGATTTTTTGTCAAAAGAAGATTATAAAAAAGCTATGGAACTGTTTAGATTTTACAATCATGCCATTAATTTTGCAGATTGTACTATATTAGTATCTATGCAAAAACATGGAATTACCAGAATTGCAACATTTGATTCTGATTTTGACAAAATCCATTGGATTAATAGAATATGTGGGTTTTTTTAACTCATTTTAATTATTGTGAAATGATTCATCTTATTTAATCAATTAATTTCGTGTTATTGATGCAACTATTGTTTCGATGCTTTTGACAGATTTGATTATAAAATATTTTTTTCTTATTACTTCTATTTTTTAGAGAATTTCCAAATAATCCACAACCTTTATAAATAGTGATAAACATATTTATTCTTAATATTCATATTAACCTAAGGTTATCTTAACTATGGTTTTTGTTTTAATTTGCGCAAATCATTTTAATTCAATTTTGAATATTATATCCTACAAAAGGAGGATATTTTTGAGTAGAGGAAAACGACCAAAGTGGATGATTGAAATAGCGATTGAAAGAATGAATATTCTTTTTGAGCGTGCAGAGATGGAATTCATCACCCATCCTGAAAGATCCAATCGTTATGTTGAACTTGCTTTAAAGCTATCCACCAAATACAATACCAAAATTCCCGAAAAATGGCAAAGGAGGTATTGTAAGAAATGTAAGAAATTCCTTTACCCGGGTCATAATTGCACCGTCCGGCTAATTAACTCAGAAGTTAATATTTTTTGTGGTGAATGTGGCCATGTCATGAAAATTCCTTATCATAAGGAAAAGAAACTTAAAAGGAGAGCTAAATATGAGTCAATCAAAAAAAGAAATGATGAATAGAGCTCTTTCCGCGATGACAATTAATATTGGTAAGGCTGGTGTTAATGATAATGTTATTGAAGAAATCAAACGCCAACTTGAAGCTAATGAAATTGTTAAACTTAAATTTGCAAAAAATATCGCTAGAGATAAAGATGATTACATCGACGAAATTGTCACTAAAACCAGAGCGAAGCTCATTGACGTTAGGGGACATGTTGCTGTAATCTATAAGAAAAAGCCTTAAACATTATAAATTTAGAGTTACAGGCCCTATTTTTTTAGGTCTTAAATTTACAGTGGATTAAGCTACAATTATTTAATAAAATATTGGAGAATTAATATGACTACTGTATTTGATGTACCTGCAGATTTATTAATTGAAAAAGTCGCAGACGAATTAAAAAATAATGATAAAATCAATTCCCCTGCATGGTCCAATTTTGTCAAAACTGGTGTTCACAAAGAAAGAAAACCAGAAAATGCTGATTGGTGGTATGTAAGAGCTGCTTCTATCATCAGAAGAGTTTACATGGATGGTCCTGTAGGAGTTATGAGTTTAAGAACTTTCTACGGTGGTAAAAAAGACCGTGGTGTACGTCCTGAAGTATTTAGGAAAGGTAGCGGATCTATCATCAGACACGCACTTCACCAATTAGAAGATGCGGGATATGTAGAAAAAGTTGAAGGTGGAAGAGTTATCAGTCCAGCAGGAAGATCATTCTTAGATAAAATTTCTGCTGAAATCATTAAAGATATTCCTGAACTTGAAAAATACTAATTATAATTCGGAGAGTTTGATATGAGCGATTTAGATGAAATTCGTCAAAAAAGAATGGCTGAATTACAAGCTCAACAAGCTGCTATGCAGAATCAACAAATGCAGCAACAACAAGCTGCTGCACAGGCACAACAGCAAGAAGCACAAAGGCAACAGTTCGAAGCTCAGAAAAAACAAATTTTGAGTCAAATTTTGACTCCTGAAGCTCGTACTAGATTAGGCAATCTCAGATTAACAAAACCCGAACTTGTTGAACAAATTGAACTTCAATTAATTCAATCAGCTCAAGCTGGAAGTTTAAGAGGTAAAGTTACAGATGAGCAGTTAAAAGTCTTATTAAGACAAATATCTGGTCAGAAAAGAGAAATTAAAATTACAAGGAAATAATATCAATGAAAGCTGGTGTATTATATAGTG harbors:
- the topA gene encoding DNA topoisomerase I, which encodes MHEVIICEKPNSAEKIAKALSPSAKKKVYNKKVKYWELKKDSKDITVVSAVGHLYSLTPNNPKDKVYFDLRWAPAYEVNKRGSGFTKDYVRAIKKLGKNADSYVHACDYDTEGTLIGYNALKYACGQNNLSKISRMKFSTLTKKDLLEAYDNRIDLDMNQVDTGIARHVLDYYFGVNISKALMKSVSNAKHRFLKLSAGRVQTPTLSILVDREKEIKEFVPEPYWLIRAILDGNIEVNHVDGKIFDRERAEDILSKCDGADAVVDKIKLSKSTTKPPVPFNLGGLQTEAYNVFGFSPKKTQVIAQNLYTAGYTSYPRTSSQKLPESLDFKSIFNQLKNNPEFGKHIDKLPSKLKPNEGKKEDAAHPAIHPTGILPSGLSKDDFKIYNLIVYRFISVFFEAAKFESMTTTVDIEGEKFKFGRRRVIHKGWMEHYPYRKIDDDEFPDISEGDLIKVLEIISDEKETKPPARYNQASLIRELEKRELGTKATRADIIDKLYDRKYITGDKQIEVNQLGENMIDTLSTYCNDITSEELTRDFENKLEGIDKNTSTRQEVIKQGEKEVNVILGDINKNSKEIGSKLYESYQESNVVGTCPTCGANLVKRYSPKTKSSFVGCSAYPDCTTIYSIPKGTNFLKKKCEKCGLPIISFGKPRQRACLDPNCGKDKTKPHDPKVVGKCPDCGKDLLKRSGRYGEFIGCSGFPKCRFTCSVDELENKLK
- a CDS encoding STT3 domain-containing protein, with protein sequence MNKQTILTVGKSILIILILLAVVFALRAPAADLPSMDNELKAQYVDSSGLPYFSEMDSYYNLRLTQDYADHGFVGDEIINGSEWDMHRYAPDGNQINYELGIVYLTNWLHDVANSFFGGNYSIKEIAFWTGPIISSLAVIPAFIFARRISNDWGAIVATLIIVLAPNYFSHTFAGFFDTDMFYYIFSLLFVFFFVECIRTDNIILKIIYAIISIVSIGLFSQSWTGYIFYIGLMGIFSIVYLIVCYVFDVDNNKSEYSSKVSWFIHQDALLSLVILGVIGFAGLAVFKGVDGVFGIFGNLTGLLSLQSASRVVGGFPNVLVSVAEMQQPSMLGAGMNSMFLASTNGFINGIGGIAVFFAALIVAYILVSRSWKFRSAGKTVQVSGKPQKGERVSAAEKLDDDRKFKFSFTDLKFGGSNEILASKKLTVLYATLFVVWIAVTALAVTRGSRFITTIVLPFGLLAGVFVSYASDYIKTRLNNDKWLVVIVAFCGFLAAVPLATINTMYGIAIFAVIFAIGLVAIYGMKPNASVKVPLKKYVVIAAIIIALVTPTLCGAFQVSTNVYPGTSDPMWNSMEWIKETQSNDTVITSWWDFGYLFEIAADRQATFDGGSQTGSRAFWLGQAMGTDNLDLSVGIFRMLDTTGERATQKLVDITGDSGQSVGILLDILPKSSSDAQKTLMDKYHLNSTAASDIVNLTHPANPRPVIFVASSDMLSKAGWWSYFGHWNFENQTSENYNYLVPTSTIQVAPGQTANYTLMQDSGMTVNTVIERGTGNNTTTAHVESVYTENGQKIMINDTEYNPYNASNIIVIENNQIMKNESIKGAENGNFTIFLVGNNNEYTPFLISNELVNSMFTRLYLMGGAGQNQFTLVHSEPGVMLFKVNFDGSSNSTASGNSTSSN
- a CDS encoding GTP-binding protein, with the protein product MGIEEKIKDIEEEIQKTPYNKATSHHIGKLKAKLSKLKEESLQRSSGGTKGQGFHVKKSGDATVVLVGFPSVGKSTLLNNITNAESKVGAYQFTTLDIVPGVMEHKNAKIQVFDIPGIITGASSGKGRGKEILSVARTADLILVVLDTLNPQHIDVIVKELRAIGIRPNEQPPDVTVKRKKLGGVKVSSTCPLSHLDEKTIRSILNEYGYINADVLFRDDVTMDQFIDVLDRNKSYVPMLVLLNKVDLVDEAYIKELKKYIPEFIPISADKNTNIDELKDIIFDNLDLVRVYLKPQGRKADMEDPLVIKKGSTVIDACRKLHREFVKNFRHAKVWGTSVKFPGQKVGPDHVLDDEDVLRIILKK
- a CDS encoding adenylate kinase family protein; translation: MRKTIFITGTPGTGKTTVSEVLASKLNCRLIKINDLAIENDFILGIDEDKGYKVIDIPALNEKVSEIINDSDELIIFEGHLAHLCDGADKVIVLRVRPEILQSRLEARNYSESKIHENLEAEAMGVCTAEAYGIYGENISEIDVSDLTVDEIVDVISSIISGSNDYPVGEIDFMDWLISNS
- a CDS encoding type II toxin-antitoxin system VapC family toxin, which codes for MIFLDTTYVNGLIIKKDPYKKSSENIKPFLDKEAKATNITVLVEVLNSLKRNNFNGNVKDIVNQLFNVHIFDFLSKEDYKKAMELFRFYNHAINFADCTILVSMQKHGITRIATFDSDFDKIHWINRICGFF
- a CDS encoding ribonuclease P protein component 4 produces the protein MSRGKRPKWMIEIAIERMNILFERAEMEFITHPERSNRYVELALKLSTKYNTKIPEKWQRRYCKKCKKFLYPGHNCTVRLINSEVNIFCGECGHVMKIPYHKEKKLKRRAKYESIKKRNDE
- a CDS encoding YhbY family RNA-binding protein, producing the protein MSQSKKEMMNRALSAMTINIGKAGVNDNVIEEIKRQLEANEIVKLKFAKNIARDKDDYIDEIVTKTRAKLIDVRGHVAVIYKKKP
- a CDS encoding 30S ribosomal protein S19e, translating into MTTVFDVPADLLIEKVADELKNNDKINSPAWSNFVKTGVHKERKPENADWWYVRAASIIRRVYMDGPVGVMSLRTFYGGKKDRGVRPEVFRKGSGSIIRHALHQLEDAGYVEKVEGGRVISPAGRSFLDKISAEIIKDIPELEKY
- a CDS encoding DNA-binding protein, yielding MSDLDEIRQKRMAELQAQQAAMQNQQMQQQQAAAQAQQQEAQRQQFEAQKKQILSQILTPEARTRLGNLRLTKPELVEQIELQLIQSAQAGSLRGKVTDEQLKVLLRQISGQKREIKITRK